A single region of the Metarhizium brunneum chromosome 6, complete sequence genome encodes:
- the CDA1 gene encoding Chitin deacetylase, producing the protein MKATFFVNGDNFGKISDRKIEVQRMLSEGHQIGSHTFRHPDLANISEAEVRTEMTLLDAEVKKLIGKTPTYMRPPFFSTSDEVLRILGEMQYHVINADIDTKDFENTKPETNDKSFQNFKNLFGKGSISLMHDVHNTTVNQLIPNVIPFLQKSGKTSMTVGECLGDPKENWYRENKIGGTVVQGPVKKQPAGKSCGCNARKS; encoded by the exons ATGAAAGCTACTTTCTTTGTTAACGGCGACAACTTTGGCAAAATATCGGACAGAAAAATAGAGGTGCAGCGAATGTTAAGCGAAGGGCATCAGATTGGTTCACATAC GTTTCGGCATCCGGACTTGGCAAATATCAGCGAAGCAGAAGTGAGGACAGAGATGACATTACTTGATGCCGAAGTAAAGAAACTTATCGGGAAGACGCCGACATATATGCGACCGCCATTTTTTAGCACCTCAGATGAAGTCCTAAGAATTTTGGGAGAAATGCAGTACCACGTTATTAACGCCGATATCGATACCAAGGACTTTGAGAACACGAAGCCCGAGACTAATGACAAGTCGTTTCAGAACTTCAAGAACTTATTTGGCAAGGGATCTATTTCCCTAATGCACGATGTACACAACACGACAGTCAACCAGTTAATACCTAATGTTATCCCTTTCTTGCAGAAAAGCGGAAAAACAT CAATGACAGTCGGGGAGTGTCTAGGCGATCCGAAAGAAAACTGGTATCGAGAGAATAAAATCGGCGGTACAGTCGTCCAAGGGCCGGTCAAAAAGCAACCGGCCGGCAAGAGCTGCGGTTGTAACGCCCGTAAGTCTTAG
- the sit1_1 gene encoding Siderophore iron transporter 1, which translates to MDQMGTQPASEKAADRPSSVASVGQHHTPPATAADAVKDITSPGVARVEAIASVTTNRDRIFIFFGVFLVAYAYGLDGTLRYAYQPSATNSFGKHSLASTINVIRSVVSVGAQPTAAKIADVFGRIELICLSVFFYVLGTVIEAASHNVDTFAGGSVLYQIGYTMIILLVEVIIADITSTRARLFFSYVPALPFIINTWVSGNISELVLQNSTWEWGIGMWAIIFPVCSLPLILSLLVVSRRAKRQGLLENYTSSFKQLGLKNLALELFWLLDVIGIILIVAVLELVLVPLTLAGGESSQWKSAHIIAPIVVGVVCIPAFVYWELRAPHPLVPFANMKDRSVWAPMGIAVFLNFAFTMQSDFLWTVLIVAFDFSQNTATRVTSLYSFTSVIVGPLLGLVVYRVRRLKIFVVIGTMLYMVAFGLLIHFRGSANGSARAGVIGAQVVLGVAGGLFPYTTQASLQVNLRHEHLAVMTGIYLATYNIGSALGNTVSGAMWTQLLPEKLNENLNPINATLGPLAYNSPLTVAPLYPVGTPERTAIISSYQYIQKLLTITGICLCVPLIIFGLLLRNPKLNNDQTLAKDSESETKTKDDSRA; encoded by the coding sequence ATGGACCAAATGGGCACCCAGCCAGCCTCGGAAAAGGCTGCCGACCGCCCAAGCTCTGTGGCAAGCGTTGGCCAACATCACACACCACCAGCCACCgctgccgacgccgtcaaggacatCACATCCCCGGGCGTTGCGCGTGTCGAGGCCATCGCCTCCGTCACCACCAACCGGGACAgaatcttcatcttcttcggcgtcttcctcgtcgcaTACGCCTACGGCCTCGACGGCACCCTCCGCTACGCCTACCAGCCCTCGGCCACCAACTCGTTTGGCAAGCATTCTCTCGCATCCACCATCAATGTCATCCGGTCTGTCGTCTCGGTGGGCGCCCAGCCCACGGCCGCCAAGATTGCCGACGTCTTTGGCCGCATCGAGCTCATTTGCTTGTCCGTCTTCTTCTACGTCCTCGGCACCGTCATCGAGGCCGCCTCCCACAATGTCGACACCTTTGCGGGCGGCAGTGTTTTGTACCAGATTGGCTACACCATGATTATTCTGCTCGTCGAAGTCATTATTGCCGATATAACCTCGACCCGCGCGCGTCTCTTCTTCAGCTACGTCCCCGCTCtgcccttcatcatcaacaccTGGGTGAGCGGTAATATTTCCGAGCTCGTGCTGCAAAACAGCACCTGGGAATGGGGCATCGGCATGtgggccatcatcttccccGTGTGTTCCTTGCCCCTGATTCTCAGCCTGCTTGTTGTTTCTCGCCGTGCCAAGCGCCAAGGCCTGCTGGAGAACTACACGTCGTCATTTAAGCAGCTCGGTCTCAAAAACCTTGCCCTCGAGCTGTTCTGGCTTCTAGATGTCATTGGCATCATTCTCATTGTTGCCGTTCTTGAGCTCGTGCTTGTTCCGCTCACGCTTGCGGGCGGAGAGAGCTCCCAGTGGAAGTCGGCTCACATCATTGCGCCCATTGTCGTTGGAGTCGTATGTATTCCTGCCTTTGTCTATTGGGAGCTCAGGGCGCCGCACCCGCTTGTTCCGTTTGCCAACATGAAGGACCGTTCTGTCTGGGCTCCCATGGGGATCGCCGTCTTCCTCAATTTTGCCTTCACCATGCAGTCTGATTTCCTGTGGACCGTCCTGATTGTTGCCTTTGACTTTTCCCAAAACACCGCCACCCGTGTGACCTCGCTCTACAGCTTCACCAGCGTCATCGTCGGCCCCCTTCTGGGCTTGGTTGTGTACAGAGTCCGCCGACTTAAAATCTTTGTTGTCATTGGTACAATGCTGTACATGGTCGCGTTTGGACTCTTGATTCACTTCCGCGGCTCTGCAAACGGATCGGCCCGGGCTGGTGTCATCGGTGCTCAAGTGGTTCTCGGCGTCGCGGGCGGCTTGTTCCCCTACACCACTCAGGCCTCATTGCAGGTCAATCTGAGACACGAGCATTTGGCCGTCATGACAGGTATCTATCTTGCGACTTACAACATTGGCTCTGCACTTGGAAACACTGTCTCGGGAGCCATGTGGACTCAGCTCCTACCCGAGAAACTCAATGAGAACCTGAACCCTATCAATGCCACCCTGGGCCCTCTGGCTTACAACTCGCCCTTGACCGTTGCACCGTTGTATCCAGTTGGCACCCCTGAGCGCACAGCAATCATCAGTTCATACCAATATATCCAGAAGCTGCTCACAATTACCGGCATCTGCCTCTGCGTTCCCCTTATCATTTTTGGGCTCTTGCTCCGCAACCCGAAGCTCAACAATGACCAGACGCTCGCCAAAGACTCTGAAAGTGAGACCAAGACTAAAGATGATTCTCGTGCGTAG
- the CHBG gene encoding Chitin deacetylase: protein MEGSKQWKSIRHLVAHHLDKTVGVVLIKEKEPVLKDTAVLLKGQYKLRLAFNTLLDLLLTLFSVLRIRRCGEGYDYCSSPACQVDFSDSCDGNIRPSGPDTKHVDRSKHGSVPYGQGVYHCEKYGVIALSYDDGPYEYTADLLNLLKARYYLSTDARHIFTHIACSDPSTNLDKTYKAKATFFVTGRNLGKGAINNATFPWRNLIKRMIEEGHQIGSHSWSHQHLPEISDAQLDNQIFYNEIALTDILGYFPTYFRPPYSASSDKVDRRLGELGYHVTYFNLDTEGYLHDSPYEIQKSKDIWDRNVEGKNPENTKWLDIEHDIVFQSVYNLTEHMLRSLFKNGFKSVTVGECLNDPKQNWYRRV, encoded by the coding sequence ATGGAGGGAAGCAAACAATGGAAGAGCATTCGACATTTGGTGGCCCATCACCTAGACAAGACGGTCGGTGTGGTATTAATCAAGGAAAAAGAACCTGTCCTAAAGGATACTGCTGTTCTATTGAAGGGTCAGTACAAACTCAGACTTGCCTTCAACACACTCTTGGACTTACTGTTGACATTGTTTTCCGTCTTGAGGATTAGGCGGTGCGGCGAGGGGTATGATTACTGCTCGTCTCCTGCCTGCCAGGTTGACTTTTCCGATAGTTGCGACGGGAACATTCGCCCGAGTGGTCCAGACACGAAGCATGTCGATCGATCCAAGCACGGTTCAGTTCCATACGGACAAGGGGTTTACCATTGTGAAAAATATGGTGTTATTGCGCTGTCATACGACGATGGCCCATATGAGTACACTGCTGATCTACTCAACTTGCTCAAGGCACGCTACTACCTCTCAACCGATGCCAGACATATATTCACACACATTGCCTGCTCAGATCCGAGTACTAACTTGGACAAGACATacaaagccaaggccaccttCTTCGTTACGGGCCGAAATCTTGGCAAAGGTGCCATCAATAATGCTACATTTCCCTGGCGCAACCTCATTAAGCGCATGATCGAGGAGGGTCACCAAATTGGCAGCCACTCATGGTCGCATCAGCATCTTCCCGAAATCAGCGACGCTCAGCTAGACAACCAAATCTTCTACAATGAAATCGCGCTGACTGACATCCTCGGCTACTTCCCCACGTATTTTCGTCCACCCTATTCGGCAAGCAGCGACAAGGTTGACCGACGGCTGGGTGAGCTGGGATATCATGTCACATACTTCAATCTCGACACTGAGGGGTACTTGCATGACTCTCCATATGAGATCCAAAAGTCAAAGGATATATGGGATAGGAATGTCGAGGGGAAAAACCCCGAGAATACGAAGTGGCTGGACATTGAGCATGACATAGTATTTCAGTCGGTATACAACCTGACGGAGCATATGCTCAGGTCGCTGTTTAAAAATGGATTCAAGTCAGTCACGGTTGGGGAATGCTTGAACGATCCAAAGCAGAATTGGTATAGGAGAGTATAA
- the mpaH_1 gene encoding Abhydrolase domain-containing protein mpaH, which yields MSTLFRQVEHTISGSHTREYLGATANGDDHVPKLAVKQYIPLNNPRPQPGDVTIIGAHANGFPKELYEPLWDDVYDRLLRKNIRIRSVWIADIWNQGQSGVLNEKMLGNDPSWFDHARDLMNLINSKQDDIRHPIVGIGHSMGGTQLCLLSLMHPRLLDSLVLIDPVIQLQNGGVTPAMLSTRRRDAWPSTQEAASKFKETKFYQAWDPRVLDRWVEYGLRRGSTELYPDADGEQATLTTTKHQELFTFLRPTYRSESADAIVDRDPLLGREFPGYPFYRPEPAHAFQRLPELRPSTLYIFGNESEMSQPDRRREKMARTGTGVGGSGGAGAGRVRQAVLDCGHLVAMEKVAESADTIADFLEQDLARQAEERRQFERRWKEKTRREQFTVDERWAKEVKPSSLDGRDTKL from the exons ATGTCGACTTTGTTCCGCCAAGTTGAGCACACCATCAGCGGCTCCCACACAAGAGAGTATCTCGGCGCAACGGCCAATGGAGACGACCATGTTCCCAAACTGGCCGTCAAGCAGTACATCCCACTCAACAACCCGCGCCCGCAACCCGGCGATGTGACCATTATTGGCGCGCACGCCAACGGCTTCCCCAAG GAGCTGTACGAACCTCTTTGGGACGATGTGTACGATCGGCTGCTGAGGAAGAATATCCGCATCAGGTCAGTCTGGATCGCAGACATATGGAACCAAGGCCAGTCCGGGGTGCTCAACGAGAAGATGCTTGGCAACGACC CCTCTTGGTTCGACCACGCAAGAGACTTGATGAACCTGATCAACTCGAAGCAAGACGACATCCGGCACCCCATCGTCGGCATTGGCCACAGCATGGGCGGCACGCAACT GTGTCTCCTTTCGCTAATGCACCCGCGGCTCCTCGACTCGCTGGTCCTCATCGACCCCGTCATCCAGCTGCAAAACGGCGGCGTCACACCAGCCATGCTGTCCACACGTCGCCGCGACGCCTGGCCGTCCACGCAGGAAGCAGCGTCCAAGTTCAAGGAAACGAAGTTCTACCAAGCTTGGGATCCGCGCGTCCTGGACCGCTGGGTCGAGTATGGCCTCCGCCGGGGGTCCACGGAGCTCTACCCagacgccgacggcgagcagGCGACGCTGACAACCACCAAGCACCAGGAGCTATTCACCTTTTTGCGGCCAACGTACCGCTCCGAGTCGGCAGACGCTATCGTCGACCGGGACCCTTTGCTGGGACGGGAATTCCCGGGATACCCGTTTTACCGACCCGAGCCGGCCCACGCCTTCCAGAGGTTACCAGAGCTGCGCCCTAGCACCTTGTACATATTTGGGAACGAGTCTGAAATGTCACAGCCGGACCGGCGACgggagaagatggcaaggACAGGCACCGGGGTCGGGGGTAGTGGCGGCGCCGGGGCCGGTCGCGTGAGGCAGGCCGTCCTCGACTGCGGGCATCTGGTGGCCATGGAAAAGGTTGCCGAGTCGGCGGATACAATTGCCGACTTTCTCGAGCAAGATTTGGCGAGGCAGGCTGAGGAGAGAAGGCAGTTTGAGCGCCGGTGGAAAGAAAAGACGAGGAGAGAGCAATTTACCGTCGATGAAAGGTGGGCGAAGGAGGTGAAGCCATCGTCACTGGATGGTCGTGATACAAAGCTTTGA
- the TRYP_17 gene encoding Trypsin, translating into MRKALITLAVTLTAVSAAAVAVDKRIIGGEEAKDGDFPFIVSIGSSAEGLSGHICGGALLDNTTVLTAARCRRDAYYVRAGTKDLSKSGVVRKLDFVVAHPDYKRGPPRRGHFPSAVNDIAILKLSTPIEQSESNKIKYATLPEDDSDPVVNSIAVTAGWGEQVSLEGDVYQDDKLQKIEIPVRPLEDCSDVTPDAANRDTKICAGEDGKNVFRFDSGGPLIDQDGRLIGVALAGSFDIKNPSIYTKVGSYMPFIKEYLGSVSNPDPTARPITEAREEELQPGTSLREEIKKHCEKFPENVLDCISAAGDCKGLRKPDGNMAEVFQCIDKKLDVTRQ; encoded by the exons ATGCGCAAGGCTTTGATTACACTGGCCGTCACGCTTACTGCTGTTTCGGCAGCGGCGGTCGCTGTTGACAAGAGGATTATTGGCGGAgaagaggccaaggacggcgatTTTCCATTCATCGTTAGCATTGGTAGTTCGGCTGAGGGATTATCGGGTCATATATGCGGTGGTGCTTTGTTAGACAACACTACGGTTCTTACCGCTGCCCGTTGCCGTAGAGATGCCTACTACGTGAGGGCAGGAACAAAG GATCTAAGCAAGAGCGGAGTTGTTAGAAAGCTTGATTTCGTCGTGGCGCACCCTGATTACAAACGAGGTCCACCAAGAAGAGGTCACTTTCCTTCTGCTGTTAATGACATTGCAATATTGAAGTTGTCAACTCCAATTGAGCAGAGCGAGAGCAACAAGATTAAATATGCAACGCTACCCGAAGATGACTCGGACCCCGTGGTCAATTCCATCGCAGTAACTGCAGGCTG GGGTGAGCAAGTAAGCTTAGAAGGCGACGTTTACCAAGACGATAAACTCCAGAAGATTGAGATTCCTGTTCGCCCACTTGAGGACTGTTCAGATGTTACTCCAGATGCAGCTAATAGAGACACCAAAATATGCGCCGGCGAAGACGGCAAGAATGTATTTAGATTTGATAGCGGCGGTCCTCTTATTGACCAGGATGGACGGTTAATTGGTGTCGCGCTGGCGGGGAGCTTCGACATAAAAAATCCGTCGATATATACTAAGGTTGGCAGCTATATGCCCTTCATCAAGGAATATCTTGGGTCGGTTTCTAATCCAGATCCTACTGCTCGGCCTATAACTGAGGCAAGGGAAGAGGAGCTCCAGCCGGGTACCTCGTTGAGAGAGGAGATTAAGAAACACTGTGAAAAGTTTCCAGAGAATGTCTTGGACTGCATCTCTGCCGCAGGGGATTGCAAAGGGCTAAGAAAACCCGACGGGAATATGGCTGAGGTTTTCCAATGCATTGATAAGAAGCTAGATGTTACACGGCAATGA